The following coding sequences lie in one Paroedura picta isolate Pp20150507F chromosome 10, Ppicta_v3.0, whole genome shotgun sequence genomic window:
- the LOC143819533 gene encoding N-acetyltransferase 8F1-like: protein MVPFRIREYRDEDYETVREFFATGMSEYVPTLCVHMLKQPWLILLLACTFCLLLASSKSLLLPILAITLLLAVGRQLLGYVWSRYIDHCLQDDLLDIRATYLRGKDSCFWVAEADECVVAMVGARPSEEHREELMLKRMSVRKDYRGLGIAKALCKTVISFARERGYRSVVLNTLMVQHEARALYSGVGFHVYHHYVLPTFYGNLANCVVSKHRYDIPSVG from the coding sequence ATGGTGCCTTTCCGAATCCGCGAGTACCGAGACGAGGATTACGAGACGGTGCGTGAATTCTTTGCCACGGGGATGAGCGAGTACGTGCCCACGCTGTGCGTCCACATGCTGAAGCAGCCATGGCTGATCCTCCTCCTGGCCTGCACCTTCTGCCTGCTGCTCGCCAGCTCCAAATCCCTCCTCCTGCCCATCCTCGCCATCACTCTGCTGCTGGCCGTGGGGCGGCAGCTGCTGGGCTACGTCTGGTCCCGGTACATTGACCACTGCTTGCAAGATGACCTGCTGGACATCCGGGCGACGTACCTGCGGGGCAAAGACTCCTGCTTCTGGGTGGCGGAGGCAGACGAGTGCGTGGTGGCGATGGTGGGGGCCCGGCCCTCCGAGGAACACCGAGAGGAGCTCATGCTAAAGCGCATGTCAGTCCGCAAGGACTACCGAGGCCTCGGCATTGCCAAGGCCCTTTGCAAGACGGTCATCTCCTTTGCCCGAGAGCGCGGCTACCGGTCAGTAGTGCTCAACACCCTCATGGTGCAGCACGAAGCCCGCGCCCTGTACAGCGGTGTCGGTTTCCACGTGTACCACCACTACGTCTTGCCCACCTTCTACGGCAACTTGGCCAACTGTGTTGTTTCCAAACATCGATACGACATCCCCTCGGTGGGCTGA
- the INO80B gene encoding INO80 complex subunit B, producing MSKAWRRAEAGGGLGMEGAGRGEEDEANSHGSHKKKHKKHKKKHKKKHHREDMGVTAVDLGPALPKPQLKLKIKLGGQILGTKSVPTFTVIPERPRSPSPLMVVDDEDEPMEGVPIEQYRAWLDEDSNLEPSPLPELDAEIGFPAREEEEEERWLDALERGELDDNGELKKEVDESLLTARQKALLHKQQSQPLLELPMGYKAKELTEEMLVKREERARKRRLQAAKKAEESKNQTIERLTKTSKAKVKTLRERKAKGGAVPTVCYRNATAGITVSFPTGAALPLLPSVAPAPPPPTPCGVSGCPNLKRYACSRSGVPLCSLACYKKNLLLQQVAA from the exons ATGAGTAAAGCGTGGCGGAGGGCCGAGGCGGGCGGCGGCCTCGGGATGGAGGGCGCCGGCAGAG gggaggaggatgaagccaACAGCCACGGGTCTCACAAGAAGAAGCATAAGAAACATAAGAAAAAGCACAAGAAGAAGCATCACCGTGAGGACATGGGTGTGACAGCGGTAGACCTGGGTCCCGCCCTCCCGAAGCCTCAGTTGAAGCTGAAGATCAAATTGGGAGGCCAGATCCTGGGGACAAAGAG CGTGCCAACCTTCACTGTCATCCCCGAGAGGCCACGCTCCCCTTCCCCGCTGATGGTGGTGGACGATGAGGATGAGCCGATGGAGGGAGTCCCCATTGAGCAGTACCGGGCCTGGCTGG ATGAGGACAGCAACCTGGAGCCCTCCCCCCTGCCTGAGCTCGATGCAGAGATTGGCTTCCCAGcccgggaggaagaggaggaagaacgcTGGCTGGATGCTCTGGAGCGAGGAGAATTGGACGACAATGGGGAGCTAAAGAAGGAGGTGGACGAATCTTTGCTCACAGCCCGGCAG aAAGCGCTGCTGCACAAGCAACAGAGCCAGCCGCTCCTGGAGCTGCCGATGGGCTACAAGGCCAAGGAGCTGACGGAGGAGATGCTGGTCAAGCGGGAGGAGCGCGCCCGCAAACGGCGCCTGCAGGCCGCCAAGAAGGCCGAGGAGAGCAAGAACCAGACCATCGAGCGGCTCACCAAGACCAGCAAGGCCAAGGTCAAGACCCTGCGGGAGCGCAAGGCCAAAGGTGGGGCCGTCCCTACCGTCTGCTACCGCAACGCCACCGCCGGCATCACCGTCTCCTTCCCAACAGGGgccgccctccccctcctgccctccgTCGCCCCCGCCCCGCCTCCGCCCACCCCGTGTGGGGTCAGTGGGTGCCCCAACCTCAAGCGCTATGCCTGCTCCCGCAGCGGGGTGCCCCTCTGCAGCCTGGCCTGCTACAAGAAGAACTTGTTGCTCCAGCAGGTGGCCGCCTAG